From the genome of Patescibacteria group bacterium:
AATTTTGTGATCAGGACATTTACCATCAACTAATTCTTTTTCAGTCAAAAACTTTTCACAACCAGTACAATATAATCCCTCATATGATCCTTCATAAATTGCATCTGCTTCTTTCAATTTTTCAATAAATTTCTTTGCTCCAATTTCATGACGTTCATCTGTTGTCCTAATAAAATCGTTATTGGAAATATTTAATGCATCCCAAAGTGAAGTATACAAAGCAGAAATTTCATCACAAAATTGTTTTGGAGTTTTGCCAACTTTTTCAGCAGACTTTGCTACTTTTGCGCCGTGCTCATCAGTGCCAGTCAAAAAAAATACTTCGTCACCAATAAAGCGATGATATCTAGCTAAAATATCAGCTGCAATCGTTGTATAAGCATGACCAAGATGAGGCTTGTCATTCACGTAATAAATTGGAGTTGTTATATAAAATTTCTTTGTCATAAATATTAATTTTTTATTACCACTACAAACTCTCCTTTTTCTTTAACTTTATCCATAATTTCTGAAACTTTTCCTCGATACACTTCTTCAAACATTTTTGTCAATTCACGAGCCACAAATACTTCTTTATCGCCAAGTTTCTCTAAAATATCATTTAATGTTTTTTTGATTCTAAATGGCGACTCATAAAATATTATCAATCTTTTTTCTGTCTGTAAAGATTTAAACATTGTTTCTCTGCCTTTTTTCTTTGGCAAAAAACCCAAAAAAACAAATTCATTAGTATTAAAACCAGAAATAGAAATAGCCGAAATACAAGCTGAAACTCCAGGAATAGATATTACTTTAATATTATTTTTATACGCTTCATTAACCAAAACATCTCCAGGATCAGAAATAGTTGGCGTTCCTGCGTCAGAAACTAAAGCAATATTTTTGCCGTTTTTTAATTCATTAATCAACAAATCAATTTTCTGCAATTTGCTATATTGATGATAAGAAATTAATGTTTTACTAATTTCATACCTCGCCAATAATTTTGAAGTCACTCTAGTATCTTCACAAGCAATCAAATCAACGCTCTTCAGAATCTCTAAAGCGCGCAAAGTAATATCTTTCAAATTTCCAATTGGCGTTCCAACCACATACAATATTCCCATAATTTAACTCGTCATCCTGAACCGTAGCGAAGGATCCCGTTAATCAACAAAAAATCACGGGATTCTTCGGCATTAAATTTGTTGATATCAACAAATTTAATCCTCAGAATGACAATATTAATTTTATTTCAGCGTCAAATCAATGTTAGCAATCAGCGCCGCATCAGCGTTCGAAATCAGCGTCAAATCCGCTTCTACGAAACATCTTTCTTCTCTGGCGGAATCTCTGTTGTCCTTTTCGTAATATCTTCTTTTTCAACTTTTACACCTGCTAATTTTGGTTCACAAAGTTCTGTTTTTAACTTGTCCTCATCTTTTTTATCTCTCTCGTCAAACATATCTCGTAAAAAAACAGACAATAAAGTTGCAGCTGGAACAGCCACTATTGCACCCAAAATTCCAGCTAATTTCACAGCAACTAATATAACTAAAATAATCACTAACGGATTTAATCCAACAACCTTTTGCATTATTTTCGGAACTAAAAGATGATTTTCCAATTGCTGAACTAAAA
Proteins encoded in this window:
- the rsmI gene encoding 16S rRNA (cytidine(1402)-2'-O)-methyltransferase: MLYVVGTPIGNLKDITLRALEILKSVDLIACEDTRVTSKLLARYEISKTLISYHQYSKLQKIDLLINELKNGKNIALVSDAGTPTISDPGDVLVNEAYKNNIKVISIPGVSACISAISISGFNTNEFVFLGFLPKKKGRETMFKSLQTEKRLIIFYESPFRIKKTLNDILEKLGDKEVFVARELTKMFEEVYRGKVSEIMDKVKEKGEFVVVIKN